In Microbacterium binotii, one DNA window encodes the following:
- a CDS encoding ATP-binding cassette domain-containing protein, protein MSLLSVAGLSVRAGDVTPVRDISFEVAPGERVGVIGESGSGKSLTALAVLGLLPQALSASGSIRLDDREVVGTRDADLRSLRGPVAQIVFQEPLTALDPLMRVGNQIAEPLRRWRGLRGAALRDAVAAALAEVALPDSRIARAYPHELSGGQRQRIAIAIALAAQPRLLIADEPTTALDVTVQDGVLALLERLVADRGMALLFISHDLAVISRMAERVIVLRQGSMIEQGTVASVLTEPAHPYTAQLIGSARILDTALDAGPRDEGGAR, encoded by the coding sequence ATGAGCCTTCTCTCGGTGGCCGGACTGTCGGTGCGCGCCGGCGATGTCACGCCCGTACGCGACATCTCGTTCGAGGTCGCGCCCGGCGAGCGCGTCGGGGTGATCGGCGAGTCCGGATCCGGAAAGTCGCTCACCGCCCTCGCGGTGCTGGGTCTGCTGCCGCAGGCGTTGTCCGCATCCGGTTCGATCCGGCTCGACGACCGGGAGGTCGTCGGCACGCGGGATGCGGACCTGCGGAGCCTGCGGGGCCCCGTCGCGCAGATCGTGTTCCAGGAGCCGCTGACCGCCCTCGACCCGCTGATGCGGGTGGGGAATCAGATCGCCGAGCCGCTGCGGCGCTGGCGGGGGCTCCGCGGCGCGGCGCTGCGCGATGCCGTCGCCGCGGCACTGGCGGAGGTCGCCCTACCCGACTCCCGCATCGCTCGCGCGTACCCGCACGAGCTGTCGGGCGGTCAGCGTCAGCGCATCGCCATCGCGATCGCGCTGGCGGCTCAGCCGCGTCTGCTGATCGCGGATGAGCCGACCACGGCCCTGGACGTCACGGTGCAGGACGGCGTGCTCGCGCTGCTCGAGCGCCTGGTCGCCGACCGCGGGATGGCACTGCTGTTCATCAGTCACGACCTCGCGGTGATCTCCCGTATGGCCGAGCGTGTGATCGTGCTGCGCCAGGGCTCGATGATCGAACAGGGGACGGTGGCGTCGGTGCTCACCGAGCCCGCGCACCCGTACACGGCGCAGCTGATCGGCAGTGCACGCATCCTCGACACGGCCCTCGACGCGGGTCCGCGGGACGAAGGGGGTGCGCGATGA